The Pirellulimonas nuda genome includes a region encoding these proteins:
- a CDS encoding DUF433 domain-containing protein, which produces MDYDINQFLEMRPKRDGRMRPFIKGTRVEALSIISDSETHNMTPEEIAEGYPHVSLAAIYAALAYYHGARDEVRRMIREDDASLKQQVGAAQG; this is translated from the coding sequence ATGGACTACGACATCAACCAGTTCCTCGAGATGCGTCCCAAGCGCGATGGGCGGATGCGCCCTTTCATCAAGGGGACACGTGTCGAGGCGCTGTCCATCATCAGCGACAGCGAAACTCACAACATGACGCCCGAGGAGATTGCCGAGGGCTACCCGCATGTGTCGCTGGCGGCGATTTATGCCGCCCTTGCGTACTACCACGGCGCCCGGGACGAGGTGCGTCGTATGATCCGCGAGGACGACGCGAGCTTGAAGCAGCAAGTCGGCGCGGCGCAAGGATAG
- a CDS encoding DUF5615 family PIN-like protein has translation MDESADFRIATGLRRRERDCTTSADEGLLSESDETQFAFSVQQGRVLITRDHDFRELASAVIDHPGVVFCKRRSHFGAIVKELDGMASSMRASDFRGKLFYV, from the coding sequence CTGGATGAATCGGCCGATTTTCGGATCGCCACCGGACTCCGCCGCCGCGAGCGCGACTGCACGACTTCGGCGGACGAGGGATTGCTTTCCGAAAGCGACGAAACACAGTTCGCCTTCTCTGTGCAGCAAGGGAGGGTGTTGATCACCCGCGACCACGATTTTCGCGAGCTTGCCAGCGCCGTCATCGATCACCCGGGCGTAGTCTTCTGCAAACGCCGCTCGCACTTCGGGGCGATCGTCAAAGAACTGGACGGCATGGCTTCGAGCATGAGGGCCAGCGATTTCCGCGGCAAGCTGTTCTATGTGTAG
- a CDS encoding SDR family NAD(P)-dependent oxidoreductase codes for MEPPPSQPSEPTAEELARVADLLEQVASDRSLLARLEESERQRLLRVVHQVAMPDRSARRKLRKEYHRERQANLQAQRQADEQRLAETGIRAQFSAPYSVRKLKKPEPPAPFDTPPLALSHSHSTGPTADWPKLDVPRTCYTCKGEYDRVHHFYDALCPACAQLNWTKRNQTADLSGRVAVVTGARVKIGYQAALKLLRAGAHTVVLTRFPRDAARRFLAEADSERWRNRLELHGVDLRHTPAVEALADHLAATLPRLDLLLNNACQTVRRPPGFYAHLMEGERRLGESLPPEARPLLASDEELRRQGMRENEPARAGLAALGGELAGESIAGVVRAAELSQIPLAPGDEQRGEHLFPSGQYDHDEQQIDLRSINSWRLRLADVPTVELLEVQLVNAIAPFILNARLKPLMARVPTRDTHIVNVSAMEGVFYRAYKTDKHPHTNMAKAALNMLTRTSAQDYARDGIHMNSVDTGWITDEDPAEIAQRKQQELGFHPPLDIVDAAARICAPYFDGQITGEHVWGKFLKDYQVANW; via the coding sequence ATGGAACCTCCCCCGTCCCAACCGTCAGAACCGACCGCCGAGGAGCTGGCGCGCGTGGCGGACCTGCTGGAGCAGGTCGCTAGCGACCGCAGCCTGCTGGCCCGACTAGAAGAATCGGAGCGGCAGCGGCTGCTGCGCGTGGTGCATCAGGTGGCGATGCCCGACCGCTCCGCCCGGCGGAAGCTGCGCAAGGAGTACCACCGCGAGCGGCAGGCCAATCTCCAAGCCCAGCGGCAGGCGGACGAGCAGCGGCTGGCCGAGACCGGCATCCGCGCCCAGTTCAGCGCGCCGTACAGCGTCCGCAAGCTAAAGAAGCCCGAGCCCCCGGCGCCATTCGACACGCCGCCGCTGGCGCTCTCGCATTCTCATTCGACCGGTCCCACGGCCGACTGGCCCAAGCTGGACGTCCCCCGTACGTGCTACACCTGCAAAGGGGAGTACGACCGGGTGCACCACTTCTACGACGCGCTCTGCCCCGCGTGCGCCCAGCTGAACTGGACCAAGCGCAATCAAACGGCCGACCTATCGGGCCGCGTGGCGGTGGTGACCGGCGCGCGGGTGAAGATCGGCTACCAGGCGGCGCTCAAGCTGCTGCGGGCCGGCGCCCACACCGTGGTGCTGACCCGCTTCCCGCGCGACGCGGCCAGGCGGTTCTTGGCGGAAGCAGACAGCGAGAGGTGGCGCAACCGGCTGGAGCTGCACGGCGTCGACCTGCGGCACACGCCCGCGGTCGAGGCGCTGGCCGACCACCTGGCCGCCACGCTGCCGAGGCTCGACCTGCTGCTGAACAACGCCTGCCAGACGGTCCGCCGGCCGCCGGGTTTCTATGCGCACCTGATGGAAGGAGAACGCCGGCTCGGCGAGTCGTTGCCCCCCGAGGCGCGGCCGCTGTTGGCGTCCGACGAGGAGCTGCGCAGGCAGGGGATGCGCGAGAACGAACCGGCACGTGCGGGTCTGGCGGCGCTGGGTGGTGAGCTGGCGGGGGAGAGCATCGCAGGGGTGGTGCGCGCCGCAGAGCTATCACAAATCCCGCTGGCGCCCGGGGACGAGCAGCGGGGCGAGCATTTGTTCCCCAGCGGGCAGTACGACCACGACGAGCAACAAATCGACCTCCGCAGCATCAACAGTTGGCGGCTGCGGCTGGCGGACGTGCCGACGGTCGAGCTGCTCGAAGTGCAACTCGTGAACGCCATCGCGCCGTTCATCCTCAACGCCCGGCTCAAGCCGTTGATGGCGCGGGTCCCGACGCGCGACACGCACATCGTGAACGTCAGCGCGATGGAGGGGGTGTTCTACCGCGCCTACAAGACGGACAAGCACCCGCACACCAACATGGCCAAAGCGGCGCTGAACATGCTCACCCGCACCAGCGCCCAAGACTACGCCCGCGACGGCATCCACATGAACAGCGTCGACACCGGCTGGATCACCGACGAAGACCCGGCCGAGATCGCCCAGCGCAAACAGCAAGAACTAGGCTTCCACCCCCCGCTCGACATCGTCGACGCCGCGGCCCGCATCTGCGCCCCGTACTTCGACGGGCAGATCACGGGGGAGCATGTTTGGGGGAAGTTTTTGAAGGATTACCAGGTGGCGAATTGGTGA